TACTACTCCTGCAGCACTCTGCCCCACCATACTAACAGCTATAGCAGAGCCAATACCTGGCAATAATACTGATAATGATGCTGCCAAAATAGCTAATATTTGTCCTAATTCCATAGTTAAACAGCCTCCTCTTTGTTTATTTGAGTATATTTTGTTTTTATTGATAAGGGTTTAAAGGCATGGCCTCCACCCTCGAAAAACCTACCAAAAAATTCGATATACTGCAATCTACTGGCATGTACATATGCTCCAATAGTATTTATTGCAATATTAAACAGATGTCCTACTACAAGAATAAATACTGCTAAGATCCACCCTATTGGGGAACTGCCTAAAATAGCAGCCATCTTGTTCAAAACCATACCTATAACGCCTGTCGCAAGACCCAATGCAAAGAGTCTTGAATAGGACAATACATCGCTTAAAAAACCTGTAATATCATATAGACTCAATATACCTTTTACAAGCTTTTTGAATATATTTTTTTCTTCTCTTCCTTGGGTTAATATAAGTCCTACTGCACCTGCAATTGACATATATTTTCCAACCGTATAAGCCGTAGACTCAGTATTTGATTTATTAAGTCCAAATACTATAAGGCCTATAAGAAAGACATACCAAAATCCTTGATCGAATACGGCAGCCCATGGATGGCCGTCTCTTACATTCATATATGCCTTTATAGCCATACCTGCAAATATCTGTACAATACCCATGGCAAAACATAGTATAAGCATGCGTACAGGTTCATCTAGCGGATTAAACCACAATGGCGGAATGCCTAGCATGGTTCCCGCATCTCCGAACCAGCTACCATATAATGCACCCCATATAAAAGTAGATATGCCACCTAAAGCTATAAGCTGTCCTAATCTTTTGGAATCACCCTGCCATTTATACTTTTTGGTAAAATAAGATGCTAAAATAGCTAGAATCAAACCATAGGCAGCATCCCCTAACATCATGCCAAAGAACACAAAGTAGAATGGCGCCATATATGCATTTGGATCCAGCTCATGTGAATTTGGAGTACTATAGAGATTAGTAACAACTTCAAATGGTTGAACTATTGGCGGGTTATTTACTGCAACTGGGAACACTTCATCCTCAGCTGGATCCTCGAATTTTATATCATAATATGGTGTAATATTTGATATTTTTTTAACAAGGTGTTCCGTCTGAGACTCCGGTATCCAGCCCTTTAGCATAAACGTACTATGTGTAGTTGAAATATTATTATTTGCCCTTAGCCTATCCGCATCTATAGATACTGCATCATACATAAGTTCTATATCATTTAATGCAGTTAAAAACTCTCTAGCATCATGATCTATAGACTGCCTCTTTTTTTCTATCTGCTTTAGATCTTCCCTAAGTCTTTGTTCATTTTGACTTGGCGTACCAGTGATACCACCAAATGTAGCCTTGCTGAAACTGAATTGCTTTAATGCATCTTCCACATCCAGAGAGGCTGATTCATGATATATCATGAGATAATTTATCTGGTCTTTAGAGCTACCTACCCTCTCTAAAAAAAGCAATTCCATATTATCATTAAAATATGTCTCAAAA
The Xylanivirga thermophila genome window above contains:
- a CDS encoding V-type ATP synthase subunit I — translated: MAIVKMKRVSLLGLNSERDQILKVIQRMGNLEITDLDGDQDENEVRVSPQIIEELEGVEAQLTELQFAIDFLNRYGSNKGGLFSVPNEVSLEKLTEDLPDKQYIFDVCKKCHDLDSQLNNLKTEQTRIVNAIPQFESWDNLKIPLEHIKDTKKTKILLGSVDKGNVQSFETYFNDNMELLFLERVGSSKDQINYLMIYHESASLDVEDALKQFSFSKATFGGITGTPSQNEQRLREDLKQIEKKRQSIDHDAREFLTALNDIELMYDAVSIDADRLRANNNISTTHSTFMLKGWIPESQTEHLVKKISNITPYYDIKFEDPAEDEVFPVAVNNPPIVQPFEVVTNLYSTPNSHELDPNAYMAPFYFVFFGMMLGDAAYGLILAILASYFTKKYKWQGDSKRLGQLIALGGISTFIWGALYGSWFGDAGTMLGIPPLWFNPLDEPVRMLILCFAMGIVQIFAGMAIKAYMNVRDGHPWAAVFDQGFWYVFLIGLIVFGLNKSNTESTAYTVGKYMSIAGAVGLILTQGREEKNIFKKLVKGILSLYDITGFLSDVLSYSRLFALGLATGVIGMVLNKMAAILGSSPIGWILAVFILVVGHLFNIAINTIGAYVHASRLQYIEFFGRFFEGGGHAFKPLSIKTKYTQINKEEAV